CCCGGCCGCACCCGGGCGCCGAGGATCGTGTAGTCCGCCGGATGAAACACGCTGTTGCCCAGCCCGGCAACCAGCGCAAACGCCGCCAGCGCGCCGTAGACCGGCACGACGCCCATCATGGCGATGGCGCCGGCGAGCAGCGTCATGCCGCCGGTCAGCACCCAGCGCGCGCCGATCCGGTCGACCAGTACACCCATGAAATACTGCGCCGCGCCGGACGCCAGGCTGAACAGCGTCAGCAGCAGCCCCATTTCCGTATAGCTCACCCCGAGATCGGCCTTGATCAGCGGCAGCATCGGCGGGATGGCGAAAATGTAGAAATGGCTGAAGAAATGGGCCGTGCAGACCAGCCCGATCACCGCGCTGTCGCGGCCGAGCCCGGCAGCGGCGGTAGAGGGTTTGATCCGGTTGGGGTTCTCGGCCACAGGGCAAATCCTGGATCGGGCGGCAGGGCCATGTGGACCTGCGCTGCCGTCGGTCGGGCTGCGCCGTTCATAGCAGGGATTCCCTGTCCCGGCCCGGAATTCCGGAACGGCGCGTCCGGATGCGCGGATCGAAAGCCGGCCTCAGGTTTCGAACGGCAGGAACCGCGTCCGGGTGGACGGGAAGGCGTAGACCGCGCCGTTGCTGATCAGCCAGGCCGTAAATGCGCCGGGAAACAACCGGGCGATCGCCGGGTTCATGATGTCGAGACCGCCGGTAAATGCGCCGAAGGACGGCAGGATCAGGAGCCTTTCATCGCCGATGAAACACGGCCGGGTAACGCGCCGCGGCCCGGCCCTGATACGCGCCTTGGGATGGAAATGGCCGCAGATGTGAAACCTGCCGGCCCGCTCGTCCGGTCCCTGTTCCTCGGGTTCATGCAAAAACAGCAAACCATCCAGATTGTACCGATCGACGGCGCAGCCGCCGGCGCCTTGGGGAATTTCCGGATCGTGGTTGCCGGTGATCCATATCCAGTCGTAACGGTCGGCCAGGCGGCGCAACCGGCCGGCAAGCGGCCCGGCCATGCGGCCGCCGCCGCCGGTATCGTGAAAACTGTCGCCGAGGCAGATGACCCGGTCCGGCGCATGGCAGGCCAGCACCGCCTCCATCCGCTCGAGCGTGGCGGCGCTGTCCCAGGGCGGCAGGAGGGCGCCGCGTTCGGCATAGGCGGAGCCCTTCTCGAAATGCAGGTCGGCAAAGACGACGGTCCGCCGCTCCGGCAGGACCAGGGCGCCGGAGCCGTCGAGCAGCGCCGGTTCGCCGCCCAGCGTAACTGCGGCCGATTGCCGGCCGGGCCGTTCGGATTGCGTTGCCGATGTGACGGCCACGATATCGGCCGGGCGCTACAGGATGTCCAGAACCCGTTCCGGCGGTCGTCCGAGTGCGGCCTTGCCGCCGGCGAAGACGACAGGCCGTTCGATCAGGACGGGATGATCGTGCATCGCCTGGATCAGGGCATCGTCCGGGAGGCTCTCGTCGTCGAGGCCCTCGGACTTGTAGGGCGGTTCCCTGCGCCGCATCAGGTCGCGCGGCGCCATACCCAGCTTTGCCAGCGCGTTGCGCAATTCGGCCGGATCCGGCGGAGTCTTGAGATATTCGATGATAGCGGGCGCCATGCCGCGATCGGTCAGCAGCTTGAGGGTCTGGCGCGATTTGCTGCAGCGCGGGTTATGCCAGATTGTCACCGACATCGGGTATCGCTTCGCCTCCGGGTTTGACCGGCCTGCCGGCGGACCGCCTCGTTGCAGGCGGTTTGCCGGCGCCGCTGCGGTTGCTATGCTGCCGCCGCCGGATCGTGCCGGAACCTTTGGAAAGATACGCCTGTTCCGGACCATGTTCC
The genomic region above belongs to Rhodospirillaceae bacterium and contains:
- the pdeM gene encoding ligase-associated DNA damage response endonuclease PdeM translates to MAVTSATQSERPGRQSAAVTLGGEPALLDGSGALVLPERRTVVFADLHFEKGSAYAERGALLPPWDSAATLERMEAVLACHAPDRVICLGDSFHDTGGGGRMAGPLAGRLRRLADRYDWIWITGNHDPEIPQGAGGCAVDRYNLDGLLFLHEPEEQGPDERAGRFHICGHFHPKARIRAGPRRVTRPCFIGDERLLILPSFGAFTGGLDIMNPAIARLFPGAFTAWLISNGAVYAFPSTRTRFLPFET
- the arsC gene encoding arsenate reductase (glutaredoxin) (This arsenate reductase requires both glutathione and glutaredoxin to convert arsenate to arsenite, after which the efflux transporter formed by ArsA and ArsB can extrude the arsenite from the cell, providing resistance.); this translates as MSVTIWHNPRCSKSRQTLKLLTDRGMAPAIIEYLKTPPDPAELRNALAKLGMAPRDLMRRREPPYKSEGLDDESLPDDALIQAMHDHPVLIERPVVFAGGKAALGRPPERVLDIL